In a single window of the Pelagibacterium sp. 26DY04 genome:
- a CDS encoding NAD(P)H-dependent oxidoreductase — protein MPKSLSALALNGTLKTSAKGETSSTDRMITLLLDTLKAEGIEGETIRLADHSILPGVTSDEGAGDDWPDIRRRIMDADILIAGSPVWLGQPSSVIKRALERMDAFLSETDDRGHMPSYGKVAMVATVGNEDGAHHVSAELFQALNDVGFTLAPNAVSYWVGEAMSSTDFKDLASVPEVVTNAATMAARTAAHLARLLADQPYPSVK, from the coding sequence ATGCCAAAATCACTCTCCGCTCTTGCTTTGAACGGCACTCTTAAAACCTCGGCCAAAGGCGAGACCTCCTCGACCGACAGGATGATCACGCTGCTTCTCGACACGCTGAAGGCCGAAGGCATAGAGGGCGAGACGATCCGGCTGGCCGATCATTCGATTCTGCCCGGCGTCACGTCCGATGAAGGGGCCGGCGACGACTGGCCCGATATCCGCCGCCGCATAATGGATGCCGATATCCTCATCGCCGGCTCGCCGGTCTGGCTGGGCCAGCCGTCGAGCGTCATCAAGCGGGCCCTCGAACGCATGGACGCGTTCCTTTCCGAAACGGACGATCGGGGCCACATGCCAAGCTATGGCAAGGTGGCGATGGTTGCGACCGTGGGCAACGAAGATGGGGCGCATCACGTTTCGGCCGAGCTGTTCCAGGCGCTCAACGACGTGGGCTTCACACTTGCGCCCAATGCGGTTTCCTATTGGGTGGGAGAGGCCATGAGCTCGACCGATTTCAAGGATCTTGCCAGCGTGCCCGAGGTTGTAACGAACGCTGCGACCATGGCCGCGCGGACGGCCGCGCATCTGGCAAGGCTATTGGCCGACCAGCCTTACCCCAGTGTCAAATAG
- a CDS encoding Crp/Fnr family transcriptional regulator, with amino-acid sequence MTDLLVARLESHLPLDQAERAGLLALPAQLRHVSGRGSPLAGKLAEQHVHVLEDGFACRYRDLSDGRRQILSLLVPGDLIDLRQFVLGGSQPPLIALSPLSVRAIPNGNLFKLLEGSPRITRALWSTTLVEESISREWLVSVGKRSAIERVAHLLCEIYLRLAAVGRNDGARFPLPLTQSELADVLGLSTVHVNRTLQELRKSRLIAFQSGTVEIFNFDALADLALFAPGYLHLRDTHKPRPAAA; translated from the coding sequence TTGACCGACCTGCTCGTTGCCCGGCTTGAAAGCCATCTTCCTCTCGATCAGGCCGAACGCGCCGGCCTGCTGGCCCTGCCCGCACAACTTCGGCATGTGTCGGGGCGCGGTTCTCCCCTGGCGGGAAAACTGGCCGAACAGCATGTCCACGTTCTCGAGGACGGTTTTGCCTGCCGATATCGCGACCTTTCCGATGGCCGGCGCCAAATCCTCTCCCTGCTGGTTCCCGGCGACCTTATCGATCTGCGCCAATTCGTGCTCGGGGGGAGCCAACCGCCGCTGATCGCCCTTTCCCCGCTTTCGGTGCGAGCCATTCCCAACGGCAATTTGTTCAAGCTGCTGGAAGGCTCGCCCCGCATCACCCGCGCGCTCTGGAGCACTACATTGGTCGAGGAATCCATATCGCGCGAATGGCTGGTGAGCGTGGGCAAGCGTTCGGCCATCGAGCGGGTGGCCCATCTTCTGTGCGAAATCTATCTGCGGCTTGCCGCCGTGGGCCGCAATGACGGCGCCCGCTTTCCATTGCCTTTGACCCAGAGCGAATTGGCCGATGTGCTGGGCCTTTCGACGGTGCACGTCAACCGCACGCTACAGGAGTTGCGCAAATCCAGGCTGATCGCGTTCCAGTCCGGAACCGTCGAGATCTTCAATTTCGACGCGTTGGCCGATTTGGCGCTGTTCGCGCCCGGCTACCTGCATCTGCGCGATACGCATAAGCCCAGGCCGGCTGCCGCTTAG